One window of the Eucalyptus grandis isolate ANBG69807.140 chromosome 8, ASM1654582v1, whole genome shotgun sequence genome contains the following:
- the LOC104417417 gene encoding E3 ubiquitin-protein ligase AIP2-like — translation MSNYYTRVFAIPTPVPDDDDESLPQPSVILSCHVQSYCSLSKVQGGTGGRICERSFSYRAEHPSTPFASRDHSPSSPWWAIVSSMMEGMLLPFPLDRIQWLDMNAGKYASRTCITREELVSEIARVLSREVNDKGRKRTKVMVRMTHVVTVSESEIHESRERHCVICAEEIVMGDQRVRMHCSHEFHHGCIEAWLKIHQTCPLCRCELPAKMS, via the coding sequence ATGTCGAATTATTACACTCGAGTCTTCGCAATACCAACGCCCGTTCCAGACGATGACGATGAATCTTTGCCCCAACCCAGTGTGATCTTGTCATGCCATGTCCAAAGCTACTGTAGTCTGTCCAAAGTACAAGGAGGAACAGGAGGCCGAATCTGTGAACGTAGCTTTTCATACCGAGCAGAGCATCCGAGCACGCCGTTCGCATCCCGCGACCACTCGCCATCCTCGCCGTGGTGGGCAATCGTGTCCTCCATGATGGAGGGCATGCTGCTGCCCTTCCCTTTGGACCGGATACAGTGGCTCGACATGAACGCGGGGAAGTACGCGAGCAGGACATGCATCACCCGGGAGGAGTTAGTGTCTGAGATCGCGAGGGTGTTGTCCCGCGAGGTGAACGACAAGGGGCGCAAGAGGACGAAGGTGATGGTGAGAATGACGCACGTGGTCACCGTCTCGGAGAGCGAGATCCACGAGAGTCGTGAACGGCACTGCGTGATTTGCGCGGAAGAAATTGTGATGGGAGACCAGCGGGTTCGGATGCATTGCTCTCATGAATTTCATCATGGTTGCATCGAAGCTTGGCTGAAGATACACCAAACATGCCCTTTGTGTCGCTGCGAGTTGCCCGCCAAGATGTCTTGA